From Balneola sp. MJW-20:
TCCCGGATGTTGTGGATACCGAGGCATCAGCCACTCATCTTTATGTGCTGTCGGCTACTGAGGGAATGGCTGTTTTCCGTTCTTATCCGGATTCCCTGCAATGGCTTTACACATCAAGTGGAATGCAGCGCCGGGGTAGTAAGATCCGGGCGGATGTACGATTTGCCTACTTGTTTGGAAATAGCAGACGTCTAACGGTACTTGAACCAACATCCGTGTTAGGAGTTTACTCATCTACGATATTGCCATCCCAGCCCATATCAGCCGGACGGATCAGCAACACTCTTTTTGTGAGTATGGAAGACCTCAGAGCCGGATATCTGTCGCTGGAAAGTCCTGAATCTGTAGATTCACCGGTTCAGTTACTGGATCATCCCGAATTGCAGAATAAAGGAGTACTTGATCTGGCGACCTCTGAACTTTCCAAACGTCTTTTTATTCTGACGGACAAAAGTGAAATTCTCATCTTTACCTATCTGGATGATAACCTGGCCTTTGAAAGGAAACTTAACTTAGGTGAGGACTTACGGAACCTGATCCGTGCCGGGGAAGATCTGTATGGATCTACCGCTAACGGACGCTTATTCCGAATCACCTCAACCGGATTAAGTCCGGGCCTGGGAAATTTCGGGGAATTGATAGAGTCCGTCCATAGCTGGCAAAATCAGTTATTCCTCAGAACCATGAGCGGTAAGGTATGGGTGCGCGACCTCCAGGGTAATTTCAGCGCATGGAAAACGGACAGCAGATCAGGAAACTACCTTGTATCCAATGATAAGAAAGTCTGGATCATTGAGAATGATAATCTTTCGGCTGTAAAAAGCGGTAATACACCTGACTCCACAGAAACCGCAGCCGGCGCTAACGGCCCTTTCAGCATAACAGCTGTTCCCAATCAGACTCTTACTTTTCCTACTCCACTGATCCTGGCACTGGAGACCGGAGGTGTGTCATCCGATGAGATCGAATTTGCTATACGGTCCGACGTTCAGAATGCAAAGATCAGAGGAAACGGTTTTTTATGGCAGCCAAATGTGAACCAGCTGGGACTTCATTGGTTTAC
This genomic window contains:
- a CDS encoding Ig domain-containing protein, producing the protein MTKLPILILSLILGIIIFNPADVKAQVVQDYLSVVEIPDVVDTEASATHLYVLSATEGMAVFRSYPDSLQWLYTSSGMQRRGSKIRADVRFAYLFGNSRRLTVLEPTSVLGVYSSTILPSQPISAGRISNTLFVSMEDLRAGYLSLESPESVDSPVQLLDHPELQNKGVLDLATSELSKRLFILTDKSEILIFTYLDDNLAFERKLNLGEDLRNLIRAGEDLYGSTANGRLFRITSTGLSPGLGNFGELIESVHSWQNQLFLRTMSGKVWVRDLQGNFSAWKTDSRSGNYLVSNDKKVWIIENDNLSAVKSGNTPDSTETAAGANGPFSITAVPNQTLTFPTPLILALETGGVSSDEIEFAIRSDVQNAKIRGNGFLWQPNVNQLGLHWFTIVASTNTGESDSTRFSVDVRSFNAPPRFGPIRNATIAVGEEYKLQVTAVDPEDPQSKLIRYLGVDLPEGATINEKTGTFVWNPAERQTGENTFRVIATDKLGAANSVDITLTVKNISRGDS